From a single Arachis hypogaea cultivar Tifrunner chromosome 3, arahy.Tifrunner.gnm2.J5K5, whole genome shotgun sequence genomic region:
- the LOC112790269 gene encoding probable strigolactone esterase DAD2 translates to MATPKTALSALLKTRIEGSGSETIVFCHGYGTDQSIWDKVVPILAQNYRVVVFDWPFAGSVKDQKLYDPLKYSSFEAFGDDLITLLTEIGIKSATFVGHSMSGMIGCIASLKRPDLFKRLVLVCASPRFLNSDDFEGGFKNSDVEQLISAMENNYEEFASHFASMIADTANSENVATVEKYKKGLIKMGAEVALPLAKTVFYSDYRELLDKVETPCTIIQTTNDKAVPRSVALYMQNKIKGEATLEIIHTDGHFPQLTSHLKFIEVQKHCPSSGDFRAVF, encoded by the exons ATGGCGACACCAAAAACGGCACTTTCAGCGTTATTGAAGACCAGAATTGAAGGTAGTGGGAGCGAGACCATAGTGTTTTGTCATGGCTATGGAACGGACCAATCCATTTGGGACAAAGTGGTTCCCATATTAGCTCAAAATTACCGTGTTGTTGTCTTTGATTGGCCATTTGCTGGATCAGTAAAAGATCAGAAGCTTTACGACCCTCTAAAGTACTCTTCCTTTGAAGCTTTTGGTGATGATTTGATCACTCTACTGACTGAAATTGGCATCAAATCTGCCACTTTCGTTGGCCATTCCATGTCCGGCATGATCGGTTGCATTGCCTCTCTCAAAAGGCCTGACCTCTTTAAGCGCCTTGTTCTTGTTTGTGCTTCCCCAAG GTTTCTAAATTCAGATGATTTCGAGGGAGGGTTTAAGAACTCAGATGTGGAGCAATTAATCTCGGCGATGGAGAACAACTATGAAGAGTTTGCTTCTCATTTCGCGTCGATGATAGCAGATACAGCTAACAGTGAAAATGTTGCGACCGTGGAAAAGTACAAGAAAGGCTTAATCAAAATGGGAGCTGAAGTGGCGCTGCCATTAGCCAAGACTGTGTTCTACAGTGATTACAGAGAATTACTTGACAAAGTTGAAACTCCATGCACAATCATACAGACCACTAATGACAAGGCTGTTCCTCGCAGCGTAGCACTCTACATGCAGAACAAGATCAAAGGGGAAGCCACTTTGGAGATCATACACACTGATGGCCATTTTCCTCAGCTTACTTCTCACCTTAAGTTTATTGAG GTTCAAAAGCATTGCCCAAGTTCTGGAGACTTTAGGGCAGTTTTTTAG